A single region of the Bacteroides luhongzhouii genome encodes:
- a CDS encoding DUF5040 domain-containing protein, with the protein MYKRITLFTFICLLALAGIAQNKDTYTILLSGASFAEPNNKWFEMGCRALHAIPINRAVSAESIAHTANKMLDGTLYTPEEFDNIDVFVLMQVHEKDVYNEANLKENYKDYKTPFDASDYAVCYDYVIKRYISDCYNQKFNPKSRYYNTPYGKPASIVLCTHWHDSRPIFNTSVRKLAEKWGFPVVEFDRYIGFSKNQKHPVTGKQYSLIYTGDSQETHGEVFGWHPPHGEHSFIQQRMAAIFADTLRKILLPKEYINE; encoded by the coding sequence ATGTACAAAAGAATCACCTTATTCACATTCATTTGCCTGCTCGCTTTAGCAGGAATAGCCCAAAATAAAGACACTTATACCATTTTATTATCCGGAGCATCTTTTGCCGAACCTAACAATAAGTGGTTTGAAATGGGATGTCGTGCCCTTCACGCCATCCCCATCAATCGGGCTGTAAGTGCAGAATCTATTGCTCACACTGCAAATAAAATGCTGGACGGCACTCTCTATACCCCGGAAGAGTTCGATAACATTGATGTATTCGTCTTGATGCAAGTACATGAAAAAGACGTATATAACGAAGCAAACTTAAAAGAGAACTACAAGGATTATAAAACTCCTTTTGATGCTTCCGACTATGCCGTTTGCTATGATTATGTCATCAAGCGCTACATATCAGACTGTTATAACCAGAAATTCAATCCAAAATCCAGATATTACAACACTCCTTATGGGAAACCTGCTTCTATTGTCTTATGTACTCATTGGCATGACAGTCGTCCGATATTCAACACTTCGGTCCGAAAACTGGCAGAAAAATGGGGATTCCCAGTAGTTGAATTCGACAGATACATCGGATTCTCCAAAAACCAGAAACATCCGGTTACAGGAAAACAATATAGCCTAATTTACACTGGGGATTCACAAGAGACTCATGGAGAAGTATTTGGATGGCATCCGCCACATGGAGAACATTCATTTATTCAACAACGCATGGCTGCAATCTTTGCCGATACGCTTCGTAAGATATTGCTTCCCAAAGAATATATTAATGAATAA